In Deinococcus maricopensis DSM 21211, one genomic interval encodes:
- a CDS encoding helix-turn-helix transcriptional regulator — protein MYDPSMRVLTVLELLQARECVTGAELARRLEVSPRTVQRYVARLQDLGIPVEGRRGVGGAYRLRPGFRLPPLMFTGEEALSLVLGLMALHLLGLSALAPAAEAASAKLSRSLPQPLRDAVLALEDLVQLDASPWVITTDAQLLTALLDGVRTARTVQFAYRSRVADDTQRCVDVYRVVHLDGRWYAVGHCHLRGALRSFRLDRMTHLRVLDAPFSPPEGFDALAYLRRTLPDAPAAFHVSVWMACAPEHLAGRVSLWNTTLTPEAGGTRLRTWRDRLDAFAGFLLGLGCDFRVDDPPELRAVFGRLAGRCVQASAPDAPHPQA, from the coding sequence ATGTACGACCCTTCCATGCGGGTACTGACGGTGCTGGAACTCCTGCAGGCCCGCGAGTGCGTGACCGGCGCGGAACTCGCGCGGCGCCTGGAGGTCAGTCCGCGCACCGTGCAGCGGTACGTGGCGCGCCTCCAGGACCTCGGCATTCCCGTGGAGGGCCGCCGTGGCGTGGGCGGCGCGTACCGCCTGCGTCCCGGGTTCCGCCTGCCGCCGCTGATGTTCACGGGCGAGGAGGCCCTGAGCCTCGTGCTGGGCCTGATGGCCCTGCACCTGCTGGGCCTGTCGGCGCTCGCTCCGGCAGCGGAAGCGGCGAGCGCGAAACTCAGCCGCTCCCTGCCGCAGCCGCTGCGGGACGCCGTGCTGGCCCTGGAGGACCTCGTGCAGCTGGACGCCTCCCCCTGGGTGATCACGACGGACGCGCAACTCCTCACGGCGCTGCTGGACGGCGTCCGGACTGCGCGGACGGTGCAGTTCGCGTACCGCTCGCGCGTGGCGGACGACACGCAGCGGTGCGTGGACGTCTACCGCGTCGTGCACCTGGACGGCCGCTGGTACGCGGTGGGGCACTGCCACCTGCGCGGGGCGCTGCGGTCGTTCCGCCTGGACCGCATGACGCACCTGCGTGTGCTGGACGCCCCGTTCAGCCCGCCCGAGGGGTTCGACGCGCTCGCGTACCTGCGCCGCACCCTGCCGGACGCCCCTGCGGCGTTCCACGTGAGCGTGTGGATGGCGTGCGCCCCTGAGCACCTCGCGGGGCGCGTGTCCCTGTGGAACACCACGCTGACGCCCGAAGCGGGCGGGACGCGCCTGCGCACGTGGCGCGACCGCCTGGACGCCTTCGCGGGGTTCCTGTTGGGCCTCGGCTGCGATTTCCGCGTGGACGACCCGCCGGAGCTGCGCGCGGTGTTCGGGCGGCTCGCCGGACGGTGCGTGCAGGCGAGCGCGCCGGACGCCCCCCATCCTCAGGCTTGA
- the dinB gene encoding DNA polymerase IV, translating into METRKIIHVDMDAFYASVEVRDDPRLRGRPVAVAWGGNRSVVLTASYEARPYGVRSAMPLHHALARCRDLVVVPPRFDAYREVSVQVQEVFRTYTDVVEPLSLDEAYLDVTAAKAGGPSATRIAAAIRADIRAATGLTATAGVSVNKFLAKLASGLQKPDALTVLLLAQAEALLATLDVRALHGVGPATARRLAEAGVRTGGDLRRLTEAELTGLFGRLGAHLYRVVRGVDDRPVEADRPHKSIGAEETFPHDLHGVPAVRAALPALADAVERRLERAGVETRVVVLKLKFADFTTVTRRATLPVPVRAAADLTRVAARLLMPEMLGGRGVRLVGITGAGLSPQGQFAQVPLFTDLLPTTPNER; encoded by the coding sequence ATGGAGACGCGCAAGATCATCCACGTGGACATGGACGCCTTCTACGCCAGCGTGGAGGTCCGCGACGATCCGCGTCTGCGTGGCCGTCCGGTCGCGGTGGCGTGGGGTGGGAACCGCAGCGTCGTCCTGACCGCCAGTTACGAGGCGCGGCCGTATGGCGTGCGCAGCGCCATGCCGCTGCATCACGCGCTCGCGCGCTGCCGCGACCTCGTGGTCGTCCCGCCCCGCTTCGACGCGTACCGGGAGGTGAGCGTGCAGGTGCAGGAGGTGTTCCGCACGTACACGGACGTCGTGGAGCCCCTGTCGCTCGACGAGGCGTACCTCGACGTGACCGCGGCGAAGGCGGGCGGGCCGAGCGCCACGCGGATCGCGGCGGCCATCCGCGCGGACATTCGCGCGGCCACCGGTCTCACGGCCACCGCGGGCGTGAGCGTGAACAAGTTCCTCGCGAAGCTCGCGAGCGGTCTACAAAAACCGGACGCGTTGACGGTGCTGCTGCTCGCCCAGGCCGAGGCGCTGCTCGCCACACTGGACGTGAGGGCGCTGCACGGCGTGGGGCCGGCCACGGCGCGGCGGCTCGCGGAGGCGGGGGTCCGGACGGGCGGCGACCTGCGGCGCCTCACGGAAGCGGAACTGACCGGGCTGTTCGGGCGGCTGGGCGCGCACCTGTACCGCGTGGTGCGGGGGGTGGATGACCGGCCGGTCGAGGCGGACCGCCCGCACAAGAGTATCGGCGCGGAGGAGACGTTCCCGCACGACCTGCATGGCGTGCCGGCGGTGCGCGCGGCGCTGCCGGCCCTGGCGGACGCGGTGGAGCGGCGGCTGGAGCGGGCGGGCGTGGAGACGCGCGTGGTCGTGCTGAAGCTGAAGTTCGCGGATTTCACGACCGTGACGCGCCGCGCGACGCTGCCGGTGCCGGTGCGTGCGGCGGCGGACCTGACGCGGGTGGCCGCCCGGTTGTTGATGCCCGAAATGCTGGGGGGGCGCGGGGTGCGTCTCGTGGGTATTACGGGAGCCGGCCTGTCGCCGCAGGGGCAGTTCGCGCAGGTGCCGCTGTTCACAGACCTACTGCCCACCACACCTAACGAACGTTAG
- a CDS encoding erythromycin esterase family protein, producing the protein MNDEQLTTIIAGELQPVTGASGDYDALLDRIGDARFVLIGEASHGTHDFYRERARLTRRLIEERGFTAVIVEADWPDAYRVNRYVLGEGDDASALDALGDFTRFPKWMWRNEDVQHFAEWLRGHNTRSGARVGFYGMDLYSMHRSMHAVIEYLEGVDPEAARRARGRYACFEPYGEDPQTYGMSAAYGIGEPCEDAAVQQFLEVSRLDPDGGSVLEEDEHFYAEQNARLALNAERYYRSMFRGRDESWNLRDTHMTDTIAALARHQEDGGRTPRFVVWAHNSHLGDARATEMGWRYGELNVGQLVRERWPRETFLLGLSTHSGDVLAADTWDAPGRRKRVRPGLPGSVEALLHAAAGERAEPNFWLDLRASGALADALHAERLQRFIGVIYRPDTERQSHYVHTRVAEEYDALLYFDETSALVPLDRTSGAEDADELPDTYPAGL; encoded by the coding sequence ATGAACGATGAGCAGCTGACCACGATCATCGCGGGGGAACTTCAACCGGTCACGGGCGCGTCCGGCGATTACGACGCGCTGCTGGACCGTATCGGCGACGCGCGGTTCGTGCTGATCGGCGAGGCGAGCCACGGCACGCACGACTTCTACCGCGAGCGCGCGCGACTCACGCGCCGTCTGATCGAGGAGCGCGGCTTCACGGCCGTGATCGTGGAGGCCGACTGGCCCGACGCGTACCGCGTGAACCGCTACGTCCTCGGGGAAGGCGACGACGCCAGCGCCCTGGACGCGCTGGGGGATTTCACGCGCTTCCCGAAATGGATGTGGCGCAATGAGGACGTCCAGCACTTCGCGGAGTGGCTGCGAGGGCACAACACCCGCTCGGGCGCGCGCGTCGGCTTCTACGGCATGGACCTCTACAGCATGCACCGCAGCATGCACGCCGTGATCGAGTACCTGGAGGGCGTGGACCCGGAGGCGGCGCGGCGCGCGCGCGGGCGGTACGCGTGTTTCGAGCCGTACGGTGAGGACCCGCAGACGTACGGCATGTCCGCCGCGTACGGCATTGGTGAGCCGTGCGAGGACGCCGCCGTGCAGCAGTTCCTGGAGGTCAGCCGACTCGACCCGGACGGCGGGAGCGTGCTGGAGGAGGATGAGCACTTCTACGCGGAGCAGAACGCGCGCCTCGCCCTGAACGCGGAGCGGTACTACCGCTCGATGTTCCGCGGCCGCGATGAATCCTGGAACCTGCGCGACACGCACATGACGGACACCATCGCGGCGCTCGCGCGGCATCAGGAGGACGGGGGGCGCACGCCGAGGTTCGTGGTGTGGGCGCACAACTCACACCTCGGGGACGCGCGCGCGACAGAGATGGGGTGGCGGTACGGGGAGTTGAACGTGGGGCAGCTCGTCCGGGAACGCTGGCCGCGTGAGACGTTCCTGCTGGGCCTCAGCACGCACAGCGGTGACGTGCTCGCCGCGGACACCTGGGACGCGCCGGGACGCCGCAAGCGCGTCCGTCCGGGCCTGCCCGGCAGCGTGGAGGCGCTGCTGCACGCCGCCGCGGGGGAGCGTGCGGAGCCGAACTTCTGGCTGGACCTGCGCGCGTCGGGCGCCCTCGCGGACGCGCTTCACGCGGAGCGGCTGCAGCGGTTCATCGGCGTGATCTACCGCCCGGACACCGAGCGGCAGAGTCATTACGTGCACACGCGCGTGGCCGAGGAGTACGACGCGCTGCTGTACTTCGACGAGACGAGCGCGCTGGTCCCCCTGGACCGTACGAGCGGCGCCGAGGATGCCGACGAGCTGCCCGACACCTACCCCGCCGGGCTGTAG
- a CDS encoding thiolase family protein, with protein MREAVIVTAVRTPVGRGVKGTLANTRPDDLAALALKAAVDRAGISADLVEDVYLGCAIPEAEQGLNIARLAALRAGFPDTVGGVTVNRFCSSGLQTVAMAAAAIQAGQSDVMLAGGVESMSMLPMSGHNPSPNPTLMDSRPGAYIGMGLTAENVAAKYGVSKEDQDKFALQSHQRAAAAQDAGKFLDEIVPVPVRVDKFKGTKVVSDTINFEQDELIRRDASMEGMAKVKPAFKANGTVTAANASPFSDGAAAVLLMSREKADELGLKPIARFVGFAVAGVEPELMGIGPVNAVPKVLKQTGLSIEDIDLFELNEAFAAQSLAVIRELGLDQEKVNVNGGAIALGHPLGCSGAKLTATIIHELRRRGGGKGVVTMCIGGGMGAAGVIEVFPQDQAAD; from the coding sequence ATGCGTGAAGCCGTAATTGTCACTGCTGTTCGCACGCCCGTCGGACGCGGCGTGAAAGGCACCCTCGCCAACACCCGCCCCGACGACCTCGCCGCCCTCGCCCTCAAAGCCGCCGTGGACCGCGCCGGCATCAGCGCCGACCTCGTCGAGGACGTGTACCTCGGCTGCGCCATCCCCGAAGCGGAACAGGGCCTGAACATCGCCCGCCTCGCCGCGCTGCGCGCCGGCTTCCCCGACACGGTCGGCGGCGTCACCGTGAACCGCTTCTGCAGCAGCGGCCTGCAGACCGTCGCCATGGCCGCCGCCGCCATCCAGGCCGGGCAGTCCGACGTGATGCTCGCCGGCGGCGTCGAGAGCATGAGCATGCTCCCGATGAGCGGCCACAACCCCAGCCCGAACCCCACCCTGATGGACTCCCGCCCCGGCGCGTACATCGGCATGGGCCTCACCGCCGAGAACGTCGCCGCGAAGTACGGCGTCAGCAAGGAAGACCAGGACAAGTTCGCGCTGCAGAGCCACCAGCGTGCCGCAGCCGCGCAGGACGCCGGGAAGTTCCTGGACGAAATCGTGCCCGTGCCGGTGCGCGTCGACAAGTTCAAGGGCACGAAGGTCGTCAGTGACACCATCAACTTCGAGCAGGACGAACTGATCCGCCGCGACGCCAGCATGGAAGGCATGGCGAAGGTCAAGCCGGCGTTCAAAGCGAACGGCACGGTCACCGCCGCGAACGCCAGCCCGTTCAGCGACGGCGCCGCCGCCGTGCTCCTGATGAGCCGCGAGAAGGCCGACGAGCTGGGCCTCAAGCCCATCGCGCGCTTCGTGGGCTTCGCTGTGGCGGGCGTCGAGCCGGAACTCATGGGCATCGGCCCCGTGAACGCCGTCCCGAAAGTCCTCAAGCAGACGGGCCTGAGCATCGAGGACATCGACCTGTTCGAGCTGAACGAGGCGTTCGCCGCGCAGAGCCTCGCGGTCATCCGCGAACTCGGCCTGGACCAGGAGAAGGTCAACGTGAACGGCGGCGCGATTGCGCTCGGGCACCCGCTCGGCTGCAGCGGCGCGAAACTCACCGCGACCATCATTCACGAACTGCGCCGCCGTGGCGGCGGTAAGGGCGTCGTGACGATGTGCATCGGCGGCGGCATGGGCGCTGCGGGCGTCATCGAAGTGTTCCCGCAAGATCAAGCGGCGGACTAA
- a CDS encoding phosphoribosyltransferase, with product MFQNRQEAGRHLAALLAGQDALSGAVVLALPRGGVPVAFEVAEVLRAPLDVFVVRKLGVPGHEEVAAGAVASGGVRVWNDHVLRYFGLTVPDLAGVEARETAELARRERVYREGLPPVPTQGRTVLLVDDGLATGATMRAAVRAVRPQQPARVIVAVPVGATDTVEALRDDADDVVCVLMPDPFVAVGQAYAEFRQTTDDEVRALLARARKGERA from the coding sequence GTGTTTCAGAATCGGCAGGAAGCGGGACGGCACCTGGCGGCGCTGCTCGCCGGGCAGGACGCGCTGAGCGGTGCGGTCGTGCTCGCGTTGCCGCGCGGCGGCGTGCCGGTCGCGTTCGAGGTGGCGGAAGTCCTGCGCGCGCCACTGGACGTGTTCGTCGTGCGGAAGCTGGGGGTGCCCGGTCATGAGGAGGTCGCGGCGGGCGCCGTGGCGTCCGGCGGCGTGCGCGTCTGGAACGACCACGTCCTGCGGTACTTCGGGCTGACCGTACCGGACCTCGCGGGCGTGGAGGCGCGGGAAACGGCGGAGCTGGCGCGGCGCGAGCGGGTGTACCGCGAGGGGCTTCCGCCCGTGCCGACGCAGGGCCGCACAGTGCTGCTCGTCGATGACGGGCTCGCCACGGGCGCCACCATGCGCGCCGCCGTGCGCGCGGTGCGCCCGCAGCAGCCCGCGCGCGTCATCGTGGCCGTGCCCGTGGGCGCCACCGACACCGTGGAGGCCCTGCGGGACGACGCGGACGACGTTGTGTGCGTCCTGATGCCCGATCCGTTCGTGGCGGTCGGGCAGGCGTACGCGGAGTTCCGGCAGACGACGGACGATGAGGTGCGCGCCCTGCTGGCGCGCGCCCGGAAGGGGGAGAGGGCATGA
- a CDS encoding histidine kinase N-terminal 7TM domain-containing diguanylate cyclase gives MPDYALTPMVMPLVLAQVVTFLMIGNVMQHARQPTHRAFLALLLGNSVWLIGAIIMNFAATLELKWFWGQVQFLGILTMPAAWLAVVERYLRPHPEPMPFRRVAALLAVPVVTLLLIWTNGAHRLIWDYATPTPDWTTVHRTAGYWLGVVLYANALLLWGAVRLVPAWRSARGAERAQITLLLLAVIVPSVTNTLYLLGVPVLPGINPTPVGFALSLAPVAWGMARYGLLRVAPLAHRQVVEHLPDAVFVLDARRRIVEANSRAVALAGATPRALQGHQLQALFPGWPDLHEHQLAVEWRHGEQVWEVQQSTVRDRHGTALGQTVVARDVTTRVQEHARVQRLANEDALTGLGNRRAFQTDLARETARATRHNLSMGVVMIDLDGLKAVNDRQGHAYGDALIAAFGRALPTVFRPEDRAYRLGGDEFAVLLAHAALDGQPAVWERVVQLVTLVRAQGFPDVDASTGVAYFPHDGHGDTLVDRADARMYEDKSARRARRTTADRLT, from the coding sequence ATGCCCGACTACGCCCTTACCCCCATGGTGATGCCCCTGGTGCTCGCACAGGTGGTCACGTTCCTGATGATCGGGAACGTCATGCAGCACGCCCGCCAGCCCACCCACCGGGCGTTCCTCGCGCTGCTGCTCGGCAACAGCGTCTGGCTGATCGGCGCCATCATCATGAACTTTGCCGCCACCCTGGAACTCAAATGGTTCTGGGGGCAGGTGCAGTTCCTGGGCATCCTCACCATGCCGGCCGCGTGGCTGGCCGTGGTGGAGCGCTACCTCCGCCCGCACCCGGAACCCATGCCGTTCCGCCGCGTGGCGGCGCTGCTGGCCGTGCCGGTCGTGACACTGCTGCTCATCTGGACGAACGGCGCGCACCGGCTTATCTGGGATTACGCCACCCCCACGCCCGACTGGACCACCGTGCACCGCACTGCCGGGTACTGGCTCGGCGTGGTGCTGTACGCCAACGCGCTGCTGCTCTGGGGCGCGGTGCGCCTCGTGCCCGCATGGCGTTCCGCGCGCGGTGCGGAACGCGCGCAAATCACGCTGCTGCTCCTCGCCGTGATCGTCCCGAGCGTCACGAACACCCTGTACCTCCTGGGCGTGCCTGTGCTGCCCGGCATCAACCCCACGCCGGTGGGGTTCGCGCTGAGCCTCGCGCCGGTCGCGTGGGGCATGGCCCGCTACGGCCTCCTGCGGGTCGCGCCGCTCGCGCACCGCCAGGTGGTCGAGCACCTCCCGGACGCCGTCTTCGTGCTCGACGCGCGCCGCCGCATCGTGGAAGCCAACAGCCGCGCCGTCGCCCTCGCCGGCGCCACCCCGCGCGCACTGCAGGGCCACCAGCTGCAGGCGCTGTTCCCCGGCTGGCCCGACCTGCACGAACACCAGCTGGCCGTGGAGTGGCGGCACGGCGAGCAGGTATGGGAGGTGCAGCAGTCCACCGTGCGGGACCGGCACGGCACGGCCCTCGGTCAGACCGTCGTCGCGCGCGACGTGACGACGCGCGTACAGGAACACGCGCGCGTGCAGCGCCTCGCGAACGAAGACGCCCTGACCGGCCTCGGGAACCGCCGCGCCTTCCAGACGGACCTGGCGCGCGAAACGGCGCGCGCCACCCGGCACAATCTCAGCATGGGCGTCGTCATGATCGACCTCGACGGCCTCAAGGCCGTGAACGACCGGCAGGGCCACGCGTACGGCGACGCCCTCATCGCGGCCTTCGGACGGGCCCTGCCGACCGTGTTCCGCCCGGAGGACCGCGCCTACCGCCTCGGCGGCGACGAATTCGCGGTGCTGCTGGCGCACGCTGCCCTGGACGGTCAGCCGGCGGTGTGGGAACGCGTCGTGCAACTCGTGACGCTGGTGCGCGCGCAGGGCTTCCCGGACGTGGACGCCAGCACCGGCGTGGCGTACTTCCCGCACGACGGGCACGGTGACACGCTGGTGGACCGCGCGGACGCCCGCATGTACGAGGACAAATCCGCCCGCCGCGCCCGCCGGACCACCGCGGATCGCCTCACCTGA
- the cpdB gene encoding 2',3'-cyclic-nucleotide 2'-phosphodiesterase has translation MTLALALAGVAQAQTVELRIMETTDLHTSALGYDYYQDKPTGEFGLEYTATLIKQARDQKRNTLLFDNGDLIQGNPLGDYVARVNPLKLGQEHPMHAAMSVLKYDAGNLGNHEFNYGLPFLQQVLGAAPMPYVSANVYVDDGDANPNNDKNAFTPYLIQRKVVYDTTGRPYVVNVGVIGFLPPQIMQWDKANLDGKVTTRDIVETARKFIPEMKAQGADIIVAIAHSGINADYTPGQENAATELTKVPGVDVVLSGHSHQEFPGPVYKSIPGADITKGTINGKPVVMAGFWGNDLGIIDLKLERNGQGWKIVDGTSSLRPIWDKTAKKNLVTPDPRIAQAVKAAHEGTLAYVRGKVADLSAPINSYWSLTQDDPSVQLVSNAQIAYVKNALKGTQYEKLPVLSAAAPFKAGGRSGASYYTDIPAGTLAIKNVADLYVYPNTVQAVLVNGAQVKEWLERAAGQFKQIDPNNKNPQELVDNSFPTYNFDIIDGVTYEIDVTQPSKYDGSGKVVNAGANRIKNLMFGGKPIDPNAQFVVATNNYRASGGGSFPGLTGKNIILQAPDETRQAIIKYFQDQKTVNPTADNNWKLTPIPGATVTYFSSPTAQKTLPSGAKYLNTREDGFAEYQLSW, from the coding sequence ATGACGCTGGCGCTCGCGCTGGCGGGCGTCGCGCAGGCCCAGACCGTTGAACTGCGCATCATGGAAACCACCGACCTGCACACCAGCGCGCTCGGGTACGACTACTACCAGGACAAACCCACCGGTGAATTCGGCCTCGAATACACCGCCACGCTCATCAAGCAGGCCCGCGACCAGAAACGCAACACCCTGCTGTTCGACAACGGCGACCTGATCCAGGGCAACCCCCTCGGCGACTACGTCGCGCGCGTCAACCCGCTCAAACTCGGCCAGGAACACCCCATGCACGCCGCCATGAGCGTCCTCAAGTACGACGCCGGCAACCTCGGCAACCACGAGTTCAACTACGGCCTGCCGTTCCTGCAGCAGGTCCTCGGCGCCGCGCCCATGCCGTACGTCAGCGCCAACGTCTACGTCGACGACGGCGACGCCAACCCCAACAACGACAAGAACGCCTTCACGCCGTACCTGATCCAGCGCAAGGTCGTGTACGACACCACCGGCCGTCCGTACGTCGTGAACGTCGGCGTCATCGGCTTCCTGCCCCCGCAGATCATGCAGTGGGACAAGGCCAACCTCGACGGCAAGGTCACCACCCGCGACATCGTCGAAACCGCCCGCAAGTTCATCCCCGAAATGAAGGCCCAGGGCGCCGACATCATCGTCGCCATCGCGCACAGCGGCATCAACGCCGACTACACCCCCGGCCAGGAGAACGCCGCCACCGAACTCACCAAGGTGCCCGGCGTCGACGTGGTCCTCAGCGGCCACAGCCACCAGGAATTCCCTGGGCCCGTGTACAAGAGCATCCCCGGCGCCGACATCACCAAAGGCACCATCAACGGCAAACCCGTCGTCATGGCCGGCTTCTGGGGCAACGACCTCGGCATCATCGACCTGAAACTCGAACGCAACGGCCAGGGCTGGAAGATCGTCGACGGCACCAGCAGCCTGCGCCCCATCTGGGACAAAACCGCCAAGAAGAACCTCGTGACGCCCGACCCGCGCATCGCGCAGGCCGTCAAGGCCGCGCACGAAGGCACCCTCGCGTACGTGCGCGGCAAGGTCGCGGACCTCAGCGCGCCCATCAACAGCTACTGGTCCTTGACGCAGGACGACCCCAGCGTGCAGCTCGTCAGCAACGCGCAGATCGCGTACGTCAAGAACGCCCTCAAAGGCACCCAGTACGAGAAACTCCCCGTGCTGAGCGCCGCCGCGCCCTTCAAGGCCGGGGGCCGCTCCGGCGCCAGCTACTACACGGACATCCCCGCCGGCACGCTCGCCATCAAGAACGTCGCGGACCTGTACGTGTACCCGAACACCGTGCAGGCCGTCCTCGTGAACGGCGCGCAGGTCAAGGAATGGCTGGAACGCGCCGCCGGGCAGTTCAAGCAGATCGACCCGAACAACAAGAACCCGCAGGAACTGGTGGACAACAGCTTCCCGACCTACAACTTCGACATCATCGACGGCGTCACGTACGAGATCGATGTCACGCAGCCCAGCAAGTACGACGGCAGCGGCAAGGTCGTGAACGCGGGCGCCAACCGCATCAAGAACCTGATGTTCGGCGGCAAGCCCATCGACCCGAACGCACAGTTCGTCGTCGCCACCAACAACTACCGCGCCTCGGGCGGCGGCAGCTTCCCCGGCCTGACCGGCAAGAACATCATCCTGCAGGCGCCCGACGAAACCCGCCAGGCGATCATCAAGTACTTCCAGGACCAGAAGACCGTGAACCCCACGGCCGACAACAACTGGAAGCTCACGCCGATCCCGGGTGCGACCGTCACGTACTTCAGCAGCCCCACCGCGCAGAAGACCCTGCCGAGCGGCGCGAAGTACCTCAACACCCGCGAGGACGGCTTCGCCGAGTACCAGCTCAGCTGGTAA
- a CDS encoding DinB family protein — protein MNQQGILSPETFLSHWQGHRHLTRRVIEAFPEAQLFTFTAAPPMRTFGELAWECYGVAAYTLSGLVTDEWPAPDLNGPSPQDKRALLAAWDALTARLDAELLTVPPSRYDEMKVMFWGTMTAFTAAIYAVDNEIHHRAQGYVYLRALGIEPPPFYERGQVPVSA, from the coding sequence ATGAACCAACAAGGCATCCTCAGCCCCGAGACGTTCCTCTCCCACTGGCAGGGCCACCGGCACCTCACCCGCCGCGTCATTGAGGCGTTCCCGGAAGCGCAGCTGTTCACGTTCACGGCCGCGCCGCCCATGCGGACCTTCGGGGAGCTCGCGTGGGAGTGCTACGGCGTCGCGGCGTACACCCTGAGCGGCCTCGTCACCGACGAGTGGCCCGCCCCTGACCTGAACGGCCCGAGCCCGCAGGACAAGCGCGCGCTGCTGGCCGCGTGGGACGCCCTCACGGCCCGCCTGGACGCGGAACTGCTGACCGTGCCGCCCAGCCGCTACGACGAGATGAAGGTGATGTTCTGGGGCACCATGACCGCGTTCACGGCCGCGATCTACGCCGTGGACAACGAAATCCACCACCGCGCTCAGGGGTACGTGTACCTGCGCGCCCTCGGGATCGAGCCGCCGCCGTTCTACGAACGCGGGCAGGTGCCCGTGTCCGCCTGA